In a single window of the Bacteroidales bacterium genome:
- the nadA gene encoding quinolinate synthase NadA has protein sequence MNLEEKILQLKKQKNAVILAHFYQISKIQDIADFVEDSLGLSQKAAKTKADIIVFAGVRFMAETAKILNPKKKVIIPDINAGCSLEESCKFSDLLKFRKENPEYKIITYINSSAEVKTISDIICTSGNAEKIVNSFDKNEKIMFVPDKNLGRYINNKTGRNMLLWNGTCKIHDLLKAENVLKLKQQHSEAKIIAHPECNAAILKIADFVGSTAAMLKYIQEDDNESYIVATESGIIHQMKKKCKEKKFIHVALDNTCSCNDCEYMKLNTLEKLYLSLKEEKHEIELDKKIISQAKKPIKKMLEIS, from the coding sequence ATGAACTTAGAAGAAAAAATATTACAACTGAAAAAGCAAAAAAACGCAGTAATATTAGCTCATTTTTATCAGATATCCAAAATTCAGGATATTGCTGATTTCGTTGAAGACAGCTTGGGCTTATCACAAAAGGCTGCAAAAACAAAAGCTGACATCATTGTTTTTGCTGGAGTAAGATTTATGGCAGAAACAGCAAAAATATTAAATCCAAAAAAGAAAGTTATTATTCCTGACATAAATGCTGGATGCTCATTAGAAGAATCTTGCAAATTTTCAGATTTGTTAAAATTTAGAAAAGAAAACCCGGAATATAAAATCATAACCTATATCAACTCATCAGCTGAAGTAAAAACCATTTCAGATATAATATGCACATCGGGAAATGCGGAAAAAATAGTAAATTCATTTGATAAAAATGAAAAAATAATGTTTGTTCCCGATAAAAACCTTGGTAGATATATAAATAATAAAACAGGAAGAAACATGTTGCTATGGAACGGTACCTGTAAAATACATGATTTGTTAAAAGCAGAAAATGTATTAAAGCTAAAACAGCAACATAGTGAAGCAAAAATAATTGCACACCCGGAATGCAATGCGGCTATTTTGAAAATAGCAGATTTTGTAGGCTCCACAGCAGCTATGCTAAAATACATACAGGAAGATGATAATGAGAGTTACATTGTGGCAACAGAATCGGGTATTATTCATCAAATGAAAAAAAAATGCAAAGAAAAAAAATTCATTCATGTTGCTCTTGATAATACCTGTAGTTGCAATGATTGCGAATACATGAAATTAAATACTCTTGAAAAATTGTATCTTTCTTTGAAAGAAGAAAAACACGAAATAGAACTTGATAAAAAGATTATTTCACAAGCAAAGAAACCCATTAAAAAAATGCTTGAAATATCATAA
- the rpiB gene encoding ribose 5-phosphate isomerase B produces MNNTRVNKNIIAIGCDHAGFDLKENIKIFLEKENYILKDYGTNTSESMDYPDIAHILSKDINDGKYLFGIIICGSGNGMAMTANKYINVRAAICWTEEIAHFARKHNDANILSLPARFIDVEEAKKISKMFLKESFEGGRHQRRIEKIKNIIL; encoded by the coding sequence ATGAACAATACCCGGGTTAATAAAAATATAATTGCTATTGGATGTGACCATGCTGGTTTTGATTTAAAAGAAAATATAAAAATTTTTCTTGAAAAAGAAAATTATATCCTTAAAGATTACGGAACCAACACCAGTGAAAGTATGGATTATCCCGATATTGCACACATTTTATCTAAAGATATAAACGATGGAAAATATTTATTTGGTATTATTATCTGTGGTAGCGGCAACGGGATGGCTATGACTGCAAATAAATATATAAATGTCAGGGCTGCCATCTGCTGGACAGAAGAAATAGCGCATTTTGCAAGGAAACATAATGATGCTAATATTTTATCTCTGCCTGCAAGATTTATTGATGTGGAAGAAGCTAAAAAAATTTCCAAAATGTTTTTAAAAGAAAGCTTTGAGGGTGGCAGGCATCAAAGAAGGATTGAAAAAATTAAAAATATAATTCTATAG